A region of Peromyscus maniculatus bairdii isolate BWxNUB_F1_BW_parent chromosome 7, HU_Pman_BW_mat_3.1, whole genome shotgun sequence DNA encodes the following proteins:
- the Rpl29 gene encoding large ribosomal subunit protein eL29 produces MAKSKNHTTHNQSRKWHRNGIKKPRSQRYESLKGVDPKFLRNMRFAKKHNKKGLKKMQANNAKAVSARAEAIKALVKPKAVKPKMPKGPSRKLSRLAFIAHPKLGKRIRSYMAKGRRLCQPKPKAQTKAEASAPAQAPKGAQAPVKAP; encoded by the exons ATGGCCAAGTCCAagaaccacaccacacacaaccagT CTCGAAAATGGCACCGAAATGGGATCAAGAAACCCCGGTCACAAAGATACGAATCTCTTAAGGGG gtggaccccaagttcctgaggaacaTGCGCTTTGCCAAGAAGCACAACAAGAAAGGCCTGAAGAAGATGCAGGCCAACAATGCGAAGGCAGTGAGTGCGCGTGCAGAGGCCATCAAGGCCCTGGTGAAGCCCAAGGCCGTGAAGCCCAAGATGCCAAAGGGCCCCAGCCGCAAACTCAGCCGTCTCGCTTTCATCGCCCACCCCAAGCTCGGGAAGCGGATTAGAAGCTACATGGCCAAGGGTCGTAGGCTCTGCCAACCAAAGCCCAAGGCTCAAACCAAGGCAGAGgcctcagctccagctcaggctcCCAAAGGTGCCCAGGCCCCTGTGAAGGCCCCATAG